One genomic region from Phycisphaeraceae bacterium encodes:
- a CDS encoding TetR/AcrR family transcriptional regulator yields the protein MSRLPAAKRREQLLDCAAELFAAQGYARATTAQLAKSAGVTEPIIYRHFKSKRDLFVALIERTGKRTLTRWEQDLEGADDPGERLRRLIGDNPMVAEGGREAYRVFLQAISEVDDDMIQAAIARHIASVHTFLEKEIVRAQEAHRVTNKYTAEVLAWLMINIGMGYGVLSAMKIRNHGIDASGTHVQEVLSRVLVGRPPEK from the coding sequence ATGAGCCGACTTCCAGCCGCCAAGCGGCGCGAACAACTGCTCGACTGCGCTGCAGAACTCTTTGCAGCCCAAGGTTATGCGCGCGCGACAACCGCTCAGTTGGCCAAGTCTGCGGGCGTGACCGAGCCGATCATCTACCGCCACTTCAAATCCAAGCGGGACCTGTTCGTTGCCCTGATCGAGCGTACGGGCAAACGCACGCTGACGCGCTGGGAGCAGGATCTGGAGGGTGCAGACGATCCTGGCGAGCGTCTGCGTCGTCTGATTGGCGACAATCCGATGGTGGCTGAGGGTGGGCGCGAGGCGTATCGGGTGTTTCTACAGGCCATCAGCGAGGTGGATGACGACATGATTCAGGCTGCGATCGCGCGCCATATCGCCAGTGTGCACACATTCCTTGAGAAGGAGATTGTGCGCGCGCAGGAAGCTCATCGCGTCACGAATAAGTACACGGCGGAAGTGCTAGCCTGGCTGATGATCAACATCGGGATGGGCTACGGCGTGCTTTCGGCCATGAAGATCCGCAACCACGGCATTGACGCCAGCGGGACACACGTGCAGGAGGTTCTGTCGCGTGTGCTGGTCGGACGCCCGCCGGAGAAGTAG
- a CDS encoding cysteine desulfurase, which produces MHRPLIYLDNNATTRPSESVCAAVQRACSELWANPSSVHREGQRVRAAVELARAEVAALIGAEPKELTFTSGGTESIHLALRGVLATSKTPVLATTAIEHAAIRDLAAQLEKYGGVQVHWLPLKPGGLIDLDAAAPLIASATLVSVQWANNETGVIQPVGEIATLCQSAGVPFHCDATQWVGRMPLDLNASPSVGVDLMTFSAHKFHGPKGVGALWVRKGLGVRPTMPGSHELGRRGGTENVPGILGMGAAAIEAGQWLARPGERDRLAGMRDRFETKIESRCPSAAINAPPGRAPRLWNTTNIGFSRLEAEALLMLLSERGVCASAGAACSSGSLDPSPVLLAMGVRPEVAHGSIRMSLSRETTPEELDRAVEIIVEAVERLT; this is translated from the coding sequence GTGCACCGGCCGTTGATCTATCTCGATAACAATGCCACCACGCGCCCGAGTGAGTCTGTGTGCGCCGCTGTGCAGCGCGCCTGCTCCGAACTCTGGGCCAACCCATCGAGCGTGCACCGCGAGGGTCAGCGTGTGCGGGCTGCGGTCGAGCTGGCGCGGGCCGAGGTTGCTGCCCTGATCGGGGCCGAGCCGAAAGAGTTGACGTTCACCTCGGGCGGGACAGAATCGATCCACCTTGCCTTGCGTGGGGTGTTGGCGACATCCAAGACGCCGGTGCTGGCCACGACCGCGATTGAACATGCCGCCATTCGCGATCTGGCAGCCCAACTCGAGAAGTACGGCGGGGTGCAAGTCCACTGGTTGCCTCTCAAGCCGGGCGGCCTGATCGACCTCGACGCGGCGGCACCGTTGATCGCATCGGCCACGCTCGTGAGCGTGCAGTGGGCGAACAACGAAACGGGTGTGATTCAACCCGTTGGGGAGATAGCCACCCTCTGCCAGAGCGCTGGGGTTCCATTTCATTGCGATGCGACGCAATGGGTCGGGCGGATGCCGCTGGATTTGAATGCTTCGCCATCCGTCGGTGTCGATCTGATGACCTTTTCTGCCCACAAGTTTCATGGGCCCAAGGGGGTCGGGGCGTTGTGGGTGCGCAAAGGGCTGGGCGTGCGGCCGACGATGCCCGGATCGCACGAATTGGGTCGGCGCGGGGGCACTGAAAACGTGCCCGGCATTCTGGGCATGGGTGCGGCTGCGATCGAAGCGGGACAGTGGCTGGCTCGGCCCGGGGAGCGTGACCGGCTCGCGGGCATGCGCGACCGCTTTGAAACTAAAATCGAGTCACGGTGCCCGTCGGCCGCGATCAACGCCCCGCCCGGGCGCGCGCCACGACTGTGGAATACCACCAATATCGGGTTCTCGCGACTGGAAGCCGAGGCCTTGTTGATGCTCCTGAGCGAGCGCGGGGTGTGTGCTTCGGCCGGGGCGGCGTGCTCGTCGGGCTCGCTGGATCCGTCGCCGGTGCTGCTGGCGATGGGGGTGAGGCCGGAGGTGGCCCATGGGTCGATCCGTATGAGTCTGTCGCGTGAAACGACGCCCGAGGAACTGGATCGGGCAGTCGAGATCATCGTTGAGGCTGTCGAGCGTCTGACATAG
- a CDS encoding DUF4190 domain-containing protein, with protein MTQIPYVSDPYGHDHLSEPPRTSLMAIISMVLSLIGCCLPIGFLGAILGVFSLVGISSSRGRVTGKGFAVAGIIIGVINTAILVSAFVAAEKGFKAYMGITEPIYLNLEAGDFDSVRLALSGASATTTDEQFIAFRDAYQAELGSFSRMPSGWFELMTNFVGPEIGPNVGVFQGRNDMIPTPAHFDQGVALLIFQFNPAQTSGGPPLFVDLFVVLPDGTEILLSDFASVSAVPPAVPAVPAPVDPAQPDEPEMDDEG; from the coding sequence ATGACACAAATTCCTTATGTCTCGGATCCGTACGGACACGATCACCTGTCCGAGCCGCCGCGCACGAGTCTGATGGCGATCATTTCGATGGTGCTGAGTCTGATCGGGTGCTGTCTGCCGATCGGGTTTCTCGGAGCGATTCTCGGCGTGTTTTCGCTGGTGGGGATCAGTTCATCGAGAGGACGGGTCACGGGCAAAGGATTTGCTGTGGCGGGCATCATCATTGGTGTGATCAACACCGCCATACTGGTCAGCGCGTTCGTCGCCGCGGAGAAGGGGTTCAAGGCGTACATGGGCATCACCGAGCCGATCTATCTCAATCTTGAGGCTGGCGACTTCGACAGCGTGCGTTTGGCACTGTCAGGCGCGAGCGCAACGACGACAGATGAACAGTTCATTGCATTCCGCGATGCCTATCAGGCGGAGCTTGGGTCGTTCAGTCGCATGCCGAGCGGGTGGTTCGAATTGATGACCAACTTTGTAGGGCCTGAGATTGGGCCAAACGTGGGTGTGTTCCAGGGTCGCAATGACATGATCCCCACGCCGGCGCACTTTGATCAGGGTGTTGCGCTGCTGATCTTCCAGTTCAATCCGGCACAGACCAGCGGTGGGCCGCCGCTCTTTGTGGATCTGTTCGTCGTGCTTCCTGACGGGACTGAGATTTTGTTGTCGGACTTTGCCTCGGTGTCGGCGGTGCCGCCAGCCGTGCCTGCAGTTCCGGCGCCTGTCGATCCAGCGCAACCGGACGAACCTGAGATGGATGACGAGGGTTGA